The Halalkalicoccus sp. NIPERK01 genome window below encodes:
- a CDS encoding N-acyl homoserine lactonase family protein, with the protein MVDATIDVIDRGGLLCDLNYMIEGNTLGTYDEPNPETEYAEIPVYNLVIDHPEGTILWDTGNHEDALDGHWPEGLKQAFYPHDADEHTLEDDLDSAGYGLDDIDYVFQTHLHLDHAGGLHHFDGTDVPVFVHEQEIKFAYYSAKTDEGSAAYILKDFDHDLNWEVLHRDRETRFEDVEFVRFPGHTPGLTGTVIHLEDETLVFTGDEIYQSENYEEEMPLGAGLLWSKRHWFETLQRIKDLERRYDATVVYGHDPDQYAALSGWS; encoded by the coding sequence ATGGTCGATGCCACCATCGACGTGATCGACAGGGGCGGGCTCCTGTGCGATCTGAACTACATGATCGAGGGGAACACGCTCGGAACGTACGACGAGCCGAACCCCGAGACGGAGTACGCCGAGATCCCGGTGTACAACCTCGTGATCGATCACCCCGAGGGAACGATCCTCTGGGACACCGGCAACCACGAGGACGCCCTCGACGGCCACTGGCCCGAGGGGTTGAAACAGGCCTTCTACCCGCACGACGCCGATGAGCACACGCTCGAGGACGACCTCGACAGCGCGGGCTACGGCCTCGACGACATCGACTACGTCTTCCAGACGCACCTCCACCTGGATCACGCCGGGGGCCTGCATCACTTCGACGGGACGGACGTCCCCGTGTTCGTCCACGAACAGGAGATCAAGTTCGCATACTACAGCGCGAAGACCGACGAGGGAAGCGCGGCCTATATCCTAAAGGACTTCGATCACGACCTCAACTGGGAGGTTCTGCACCGCGACCGAGAGACGCGCTTCGAGGACGTCGAGTTCGTCCGGTTCCCGGGCCACACGCCCGGCCTGACGGGGACGGTGATCCACCTCGAGGACGAGACCCTGGTGTTCACCGGCGACGAGATCTATCAGTCCGAGAACTACGAGGAGGAGATGCCGCTGGGGGCGGGCCTGCTCTGGAGCAAGCGCCACTGGTTCGAGACGCTCCAGCGGATCAAGGACCTCGAACGGCGGTACGACGCGACGGTCGTCTACGGGCACGACCCCGACCAGTACGCGGCGCTCTCGGGGTGGTCCTGA